In Halorubrum trapanicum, the following are encoded in one genomic region:
- a CDS encoding histidine kinase N-terminal 7TM domain-containing protein — protein sequence MAWQQTPYTLPLVASGALLSGFALYLWWLGRGQQSRGTILGSLLMLTGAEWVFAYALQLSSTTLSQKIFWVQFEFIGVVLLPLIWFGYVLWYTGRDSWFTPRVFGPLGAFAVGFLLLLVTNESHHLVYQSFQLTMIDSLAIFDPTYGPAFWLYLVYADGLLLVTLGLLASTFVHTRGVFRWQISVLFIFALVPGIAGILYVTGNNPLPGLNIAALSNIVTAFAGGISLARFKWMDVTPVARDTAFDAMNEIVLVLDSDCRLVDMNASAGFLLGEPRKTVIGTPVTDHIPELESIVADLPAASARRELTISTDDGDSVFEVTVSPIEEVPGNDNGYTILLHDITARKRAEDRLRTQSTRLERLHSVAQELAAAHSTERVYELAVSGAIDVLDCDEVRISAVENEYFVPQASSGNTALEECGPMPVDAGYAGHSYSTGTILVVDDLTHIRGVSTDSSNQSQSPDFSPPAPSIPDERTQESEGTNSDGDEYRSLLSAPVGEYGVVQAFSVAPEAFDDRDQQIIDLLLSHVETALERVAVEDELRAERDRLDEFASVVSHDLRNPLNVADGRVRLAAEEQDGENEHLEAAIRALTKMTELIDDMLTLAREGRTIGETESVRLERLVTEAWDSVDTHDASLSVDDSLPTLEADRSRLRELFENLFRNAIEHGGRDVTVTVGALESGFYVADDGPGIPEDEWSTVFESGYSTAAGGTGFGLAIVERIADAHGWDVSIRESTSGGARFEFTDQETVYQHTPPDHPTEKR from the coding sequence ATGGCCTGGCAACAAACCCCCTATACGCTCCCATTGGTGGCGTCGGGAGCCCTTCTCTCGGGGTTTGCCCTGTATTTGTGGTGGCTTGGTCGTGGCCAGCAATCTCGGGGAACTATCTTGGGCTCGCTATTGATGCTAACCGGCGCAGAATGGGTTTTCGCCTATGCGTTACAGCTCTCGTCGACCACTCTGTCACAGAAGATCTTCTGGGTTCAGTTCGAATTTATCGGCGTGGTCCTCTTACCGCTCATCTGGTTCGGATACGTCCTCTGGTACACTGGTCGAGACAGCTGGTTCACACCTCGTGTGTTTGGTCCCCTCGGAGCGTTTGCTGTAGGGTTCCTTCTTTTGCTGGTAACGAATGAGAGCCACCATCTCGTCTATCAGAGTTTTCAGCTCACGATGATTGACTCACTTGCTATTTTCGACCCAACGTACGGGCCTGCGTTTTGGTTGTACCTGGTCTACGCCGATGGACTCCTATTAGTAACGCTCGGGCTCCTCGCCAGTACATTCGTCCATACCCGAGGCGTGTTCAGATGGCAGATTAGCGTCCTCTTTATCTTCGCATTAGTTCCCGGAATCGCAGGCATTCTCTATGTCACCGGCAACAATCCGCTCCCCGGCCTCAATATCGCCGCGCTTTCGAACATCGTTACTGCCTTCGCAGGCGGCATCAGTCTGGCGCGATTCAAATGGATGGACGTGACACCGGTCGCTCGCGACACCGCGTTCGATGCGATGAACGAGATCGTCCTCGTACTGGACTCCGATTGCCGGCTCGTCGATATGAATGCGAGTGCTGGCTTCCTGCTCGGCGAGCCACGAAAGACGGTTATCGGAACGCCAGTAACGGATCACATTCCTGAACTTGAATCAATCGTAGCTGATCTCCCCGCCGCTTCTGCCCGTCGTGAACTCACGATTAGTACTGATGATGGAGACAGCGTATTCGAGGTGACGGTATCCCCCATCGAGGAGGTCCCGGGAAACGACAACGGCTACACAATTCTCCTCCACGATATCACTGCTCGGAAACGGGCCGAAGACCGACTCCGGACCCAATCCACTCGCCTCGAACGGCTCCACTCAGTCGCCCAAGAGCTCGCAGCAGCTCACTCCACAGAGCGAGTCTACGAACTCGCGGTGTCTGGAGCTATTGATGTCCTTGACTGTGACGAGGTTAGAATTTCGGCGGTCGAGAACGAGTATTTTGTTCCTCAAGCAAGTTCGGGCAACACAGCACTTGAGGAGTGTGGACCGATGCCTGTCGATGCTGGCTATGCCGGGCATAGCTACTCGACGGGAACGATACTGGTCGTCGACGATCTGACCCACATCCGCGGGGTATCGACTGACTCGTCCAACCAGTCTCAATCCCCCGACTTTTCGCCGCCGGCCCCGTCGATCCCTGACGAGCGTACACAAGAAAGCGAAGGGACGAACTCAGATGGTGACGAATATCGTTCGTTACTGAGTGCCCCTGTTGGAGAATACGGCGTCGTACAGGCATTTTCGGTCGCACCGGAGGCGTTCGACGACCGCGACCAGCAGATTATCGATCTGTTGCTTTCTCACGTTGAGACCGCACTTGAACGGGTTGCAGTTGAAGACGAACTCCGTGCTGAACGGGACCGACTGGACGAGTTCGCGAGTGTGGTATCACACGACCTCCGGAATCCGCTGAACGTCGCTGATGGCCGTGTTCGTCTGGCTGCAGAGGAGCAAGACGGTGAAAATGAACATCTCGAGGCCGCGATTCGGGCCCTCACCAAGATGACTGAACTCATCGACGATATGCTGACGCTGGCTCGCGAAGGGCGAACGATCGGGGAGACGGAGTCCGTCCGGCTGGAGAGACTCGTGACGGAGGCGTGGGACTCGGTTGATACACATGACGCATCGCTCAGCGTCGACGACTCGCTCCCCACTCTCGAGGCCGACCGCTCGCGGCTGCGTGAACTCTTCGAGAACCTGTTTCGAAACGCTATCGAACACGGAGGGAGGGATGTGACGGTGACTGTTGGTGCCCTCGAAAGCGGATTCTATGTGGCGGATGATGGACCGGGAATTCCCGAAGATGAGTGGTCAACCGTATTCGAGTCTGGCTATTCGACCGCTGCTGGTGGAACCGGATTCGGCCTCGCCATCGTCGAACGGATTGCGGACGCCCACGGTTGGGACGTCTCGATCCGAGAGAGCACCTCCGGTGGTGCTCGCTTCGAGTTCACCGACCAGGAGACGGTATATCAGCACACACCACCGGACCATCCAACCGAGAAACGATGA
- a CDS encoding ArdC-like ssDNA-binding domain-containing protein — protein MSTTRDSSVSFDQTDTRSDEMNSTIEQWINDLVVGVDDAQASEEFQEWLDVQSRFHDYSYRNTLLIKRQCPEASRVAGYRTWQEEFDRHVTEGESAIWIWAPIITTQCPECENSPSYHEDSDCEYDETPPEEWSEGLVGFKPAPVFDVSQTEGEPLPDLDTEATGDAGDLVEQLTVAADDLGVTVRIVPAEEWTHGEAKGICEQLSLVDVQPLVEVRDRENEADLARTLIHEYAHALLHFDVDDDTERAKREVEAEAVAYVVGRYCGLDTSGSAFYLAAWESDDPEVVRERLGRISSTAEELIDLLEE, from the coding sequence ATGTCTACGACCAGAGACTCGTCGGTCTCCTTCGACCAGACCGACACGCGATCCGACGAGATGAACAGCACTATCGAACAGTGGATCAACGACCTCGTCGTCGGCGTCGACGACGCGCAGGCCAGCGAAGAGTTCCAGGAGTGGCTCGACGTCCAGAGTCGCTTCCACGACTACTCCTACCGGAACACGCTCCTTATCAAGCGGCAGTGTCCCGAGGCGAGCCGGGTTGCGGGCTACCGTACGTGGCAGGAAGAGTTCGACCGCCACGTCACGGAGGGCGAGTCGGCCATCTGGATCTGGGCGCCGATCATCACCACGCAGTGCCCGGAGTGCGAGAACTCGCCGAGCTACCACGAGGACAGTGACTGTGAGTACGACGAGACGCCACCCGAGGAGTGGTCCGAGGGCCTGGTGGGGTTCAAGCCCGCGCCGGTGTTCGACGTCTCCCAGACCGAAGGCGAGCCGCTTCCCGACCTAGACACTGAAGCGACCGGGGACGCCGGCGACCTCGTCGAACAGTTGACTGTCGCCGCTGACGACCTCGGCGTGACGGTGCGGATCGTTCCAGCCGAGGAGTGGACCCACGGCGAGGCGAAAGGCATCTGCGAGCAGCTGAGCCTCGTCGACGTTCAGCCGCTCGTCGAGGTGCGTGATCGGGAGAACGAGGCCGACCTCGCGCGGACGCTAATTCACGAGTATGCCCACGCTCTGCTCCACTTCGACGTCGACGACGACACCGAGCGGGCGAAACGCGAAGTCGAGGCCGAAGCCGTCGCGTACGTCGTCGGGCGGTACTGCGGGCTCGACACTAGTGGGTCGGCGTTCTACCTCGCTGCGTGGGAGTCGGACGATCCCGAGGTCGTTCGCGAGCGGCTCGGACGGATCAGTTCTACAGCAGAAGAGCTCATCGACCTCCTCGAGGAATGA
- a CDS encoding helix-turn-helix transcriptional regulator: MSTDLGTAEGMESRELVHFVTQQTRFALINNILQHPDQLPSMYELEELNPSVSDATVYKHIQKLIDAGIVTEVALDDDQRRQGYPWKFYGLTEEGREFLEEHNLLAAEETLQQIYDTISDKPEKMVKYENAPRPDGV; encoded by the coding sequence ATGAGCACCGACCTGGGGACGGCTGAGGGGATGGAATCCCGCGAACTCGTCCACTTCGTCACCCAACAGACGCGGTTCGCGCTGATCAACAACATCCTCCAGCACCCCGACCAGCTCCCCTCGATGTACGAACTCGAGGAGCTCAACCCCAGCGTGAGCGATGCCACCGTCTACAAGCATATCCAGAAACTCATCGACGCCGGTATCGTCACGGAGGTCGCCCTGGACGACGACCAGCGCCGGCAGGGCTACCCCTGGAAGTTCTACGGCCTCACGGAGGAAGGTCGGGAGTTCCTAGAGGAGCACAACCTACTCGCTGCTGAGGAGACGCTCCAGCAGATCTACGACACCATTTCCGACAAGCCCGAGAAGATGGTCAAGTACGAAAACGCCCCTCGTCCAGACGGCGTCTAA
- a CDS encoding DUF6166 domain-containing protein — protein sequence MASSESVPVASPGQAHRDAVEYVGFRVDGQAVVLNLSEHRRLSLERSLDLVNHSPSGFEWGYSGSGPAQLACALLLDYYDDEQFAREHYIAFRNQVVSQLECDGAAACWHLPGEEIDAAMATLTEDVVALADGGRPSPTLPENWRAVSRPDRRVFQRADRDHYIVLGDGRDEWLVVLCSQGDRAYPAPLAHRTVAEDADVERVIQELAEESNDLIEPPEGEH from the coding sequence ATGGCCAGTTCGGAATCGGTTCCAGTCGCATCGCCAGGTCAGGCTCACCGAGACGCAGTCGAATACGTCGGCTTCCGCGTCGACGGCCAAGCCGTCGTCCTGAACCTCTCGGAGCATCGGCGACTCTCCCTCGAGCGCAGTCTGGACCTCGTCAACCACAGTCCAAGCGGGTTCGAGTGGGGGTATAGTGGTAGCGGGCCCGCCCAGCTCGCGTGCGCGCTCCTCCTCGACTACTACGACGATGAGCAGTTCGCCCGTGAGCACTACATCGCGTTCCGGAATCAGGTGGTTTCGCAGCTGGAGTGCGACGGTGCCGCGGCGTGCTGGCACCTCCCCGGCGAGGAGATCGACGCCGCGATGGCGACCCTTACCGAAGACGTCGTCGCGCTCGCCGACGGTGGACGGCCGTCACCGACGCTCCCCGAGAACTGGCGAGCCGTCTCTCGCCCGGACCGGCGGGTCTTCCAGCGCGCTGATCGCGACCACTACATCGTACTCGGGGATGGACGCGACGAGTGGCTGGTCGTGCTCTGCAGCCAGGGCGACCGTGCATATCCTGCCCCGCTCGCACATCGGACGGTTGCCGAGGATGCTGACGTAGAACGGGTAATCCAGGAACTCGCCGAAGAGAGCAACGACCTCATCGAACCCCCGGAGGGGGAGCACTGA
- a CDS encoding potassium channel family protein, whose translation MVATYSILSLLIIFALSLLIVRTGSIALEMTGLSPDVASFQATSAFSGAGYTTEEAEQAITTVGRRKTVKALIRLGSIGLLGAISSLILSFTRTGGDDLLNLLYILGGAGVIILFARSRWFNRLVTPLIEWALSETTELEISDYAQLLGLQREYRVAEVEISAGDWLAGESISELDLPREGVLILGIRRDDSYIGAPQPDTETKPDDTLVLYGKQDRLKELSDRLSGDAEAREDAVEDHEETLEEQKQLIEQ comes from the coding sequence ATGGTTGCCACGTACTCAATACTGTCACTACTGATCATCTTCGCGCTGTCGTTGTTGATTGTACGTACCGGCTCGATTGCGCTGGAGATGACGGGCCTTTCACCAGATGTGGCCTCCTTCCAAGCCACGTCTGCGTTCTCTGGAGCCGGATATACGACCGAAGAGGCAGAACAGGCTATCACCACCGTCGGCCGGCGAAAAACCGTGAAGGCGCTCATTCGGCTCGGCAGTATTGGACTGCTCGGTGCGATTTCGTCACTTATCCTTTCGTTCACGCGAACTGGTGGCGACGACCTGTTGAACTTGCTGTATATACTCGGTGGCGCCGGTGTGATCATTCTGTTCGCACGAAGTCGGTGGTTCAACCGCCTCGTGACGCCGCTAATTGAGTGGGCGCTGAGTGAGACGACAGAGTTGGAGATCTCGGATTACGCCCAGTTACTCGGACTGCAACGCGAATATCGTGTGGCGGAGGTGGAAATCAGCGCGGGTGATTGGCTGGCAGGGGAGTCGATTTCGGAGCTGGATTTACCACGCGAAGGGGTGTTGATACTCGGCATCCGTCGTGATGATTCATATATTGGTGCGCCACAACCAGATACGGAGACGAAACCGGACGACACGCTCGTCCTCTATGGGAAACAAGACCGTCTCAAAGAATTGTCAGACCGGCTCAGTGGTGATGCTGAGGCTCGGGAAGATGCTGTTGAAGACCACGAGGAAACGCTTGAAGAGCAAAAACAACTCATTGAACAATAA
- a CDS encoding Cdc6/Cdc18 family protein has translation MAEEPSQLSDFDGRYEDPADDPLFDFDEDDPDRANIFARKELLKVGHVPESGRIVGRDGEIKAVAAELRPIVRGDPPNNVIIYGKTGTGKSLVARHVTERARRAAESNGVSVGTVYVDCAQHNTQTRVARTVTRSLNETDETDFDIPRAGIGSGEYYDYLWEILDSAYESVIIILDEVDRLDDDDILMQLSRARESGKADCHLGVIAVSNKIEYRDQLNERVKSSLREEEFVFQPYDANQLREIMKHRRDAFHDGVLSDDVIPLTAALAAQEHGDARKAIEILRHAGELAERENVDTVVEEHVRDAQEWAEIDRFEELLRGSTTQVKFILYSLALLTEENPNEDGFSTNRIYERYQATTEKADAKTLSEHRVYELLKEQAFLGVVESTRTGGGRGEGSYLEHRLVQDTGIVLKSVLRDSRLEDLA, from the coding sequence ATGGCTGAGGAACCGTCCCAACTCTCTGACTTCGACGGCCGCTACGAGGATCCCGCTGACGATCCCCTCTTTGACTTTGATGAAGACGACCCCGACCGAGCCAACATTTTCGCTCGCAAGGAGCTGCTGAAGGTTGGCCACGTCCCTGAAAGCGGCCGTATCGTCGGCCGGGATGGCGAGATCAAGGCCGTTGCTGCTGAACTCAGACCGATCGTTCGTGGCGATCCGCCCAACAACGTGATTATTTACGGCAAAACGGGAACCGGGAAGTCGCTCGTTGCCCGTCACGTCACCGAACGAGCCCGGCGAGCCGCGGAGTCGAACGGTGTGTCCGTCGGCACGGTCTACGTCGACTGCGCGCAGCACAACACACAGACACGCGTCGCGAGGACGGTGACTCGTTCACTCAACGAGACGGACGAGACTGACTTCGATATTCCACGCGCAGGGATTGGTAGCGGTGAATACTACGACTATCTTTGGGAGATTCTGGATAGTGCTTACGAGTCAGTCATCATCATTCTCGACGAGGTGGACCGACTCGATGACGATGATATTCTTATGCAGCTCTCGCGGGCTCGCGAATCAGGGAAAGCGGATTGCCACCTGGGCGTCATCGCAGTCAGCAACAAGATCGAGTATCGCGACCAGCTGAACGAACGCGTCAAGTCCAGTCTTCGCGAGGAGGAGTTCGTCTTCCAACCCTACGACGCGAATCAACTGCGCGAGATTATGAAGCACCGACGGGACGCGTTCCACGATGGCGTTCTCTCTGATGATGTGATTCCGCTGACGGCGGCTCTAGCCGCTCAAGAACACGGTGACGCCAGAAAGGCAATCGAAATTCTTCGTCACGCCGGCGAACTAGCCGAGCGAGAAAACGTCGATACAGTCGTCGAGGAACACGTTCGCGATGCCCAGGAGTGGGCTGAAATCGATCGCTTCGAGGAGCTTCTCCGTGGATCGACGACACAGGTCAAATTTATCCTCTATTCGCTCGCGCTGCTCACCGAAGAGAATCCGAACGAGGACGGGTTTTCGACCAACCGGATTTACGAACGGTATCAGGCGACGACAGAGAAGGCTGACGCGAAGACTCTCAGCGAACACCGCGTCTACGAGCTATTGAAAGAGCAAGCATTCCTCGGCGTCGTTGAATCAACCCGGACCGGGGGTGGCCGGGGTGAAGGCAGTTATCTCGAACATCGGTTGGTTCAGGACACGGGTATCGTGTTGAAATCTGTCCTTCGGGACAGCCGGTTGGAAGACTTGGCCTAG